Proteins from one Ricinus communis isolate WT05 ecotype wild-type chromosome 9, ASM1957865v1, whole genome shotgun sequence genomic window:
- the LOC8278052 gene encoding DEAD-box ATP-dependent RNA helicase 1 isoform X2 produces MEESKLEKKNVPVLPWMRCPVDIKQFEECSLDLVPCLDPRLKVALENMGFTSLFAVQVAVWQETIGPGNFERDLCINAPTGSGKTLAYALPIIQMLSTRSIKCLRALIVLPTRDLALQVKQVFAALAPAVGLSVGLAVGQSSIAGEISELIKRPKLEAGICYDRDDVILMQELQTSVDILVATPGRLMDHITNTKGFTLEHLCYLVVDETDRLLREAYQSWLPTVLKMTSSHDESILPRANNFFASTFGPLRTIRRCVERGFKGKSYPRLAKMVLSATLTQDPSKLVQLDLHHPLFLTTGQSRYQLPEKLESYRVICEPKLKPLYLVALLQNLVGEKCIVFASSVESTHRLCTLLKFFGDLKVKIKEYSGLQHQSVRSKTLKAFREGKIQVLVSSDAMTRGMDVEGVRNVINYDKPAYIKTYIHRAGRTARAGQVGRCFTLLHKEEVRHFRKLLQKADNDSFPVYSLPSSYIEPLYPTYESALEKLKEKVQSETSRKRRTGFKFLGQVKERRKEKQSNS; encoded by the exons ATGGAGGAATCAAAATTGGAGAAAAAGAATGTACCGGTTTTGCCATGGATGAGATGTCCAGTTGACATTAAACAATTTGAAGAATGCTCTCTTGATCTTGTTCCTTGCCTTGACCCTAG GTTAAAGGTGGCTTTAGAGAATATGGGTTTCACATCATTATTTGCAGTTCAAGTTGCTGTTTGGCAAGAAACAATAGGACCTGGTAATTTTGAAAGAGACCTTTGTATAAATGCACCAACAGGAAGTGGTAAAACTCTAGCTTATGCTTTACCAATTATTCAAATGCTATCAACCCGCTCTATCAAGTGCCTACGCGCTTTGATTGTGTTGCCTACACGAGATTTAGCATTGCag GTTAAACAAGTATTTGCTGCACTTGCACCTGCAGTGGGATTATCTGTTGGTTTGGCTGTTGGTCAATCTTCAATTGCTGGTGAAATTTCTGAGCTTATTAAAAGACCTAAGCTTGAGGCTGGCATTTGTTATGATCGAGATGATGTTATTCTTATGCAAGAGTTACAGACTTCTGTGGATATTTTGGTGGCCACACCAGGACGCCTTATGGATCATATTACTAACACGAAAGGATTTACGCTTGAGCACCTTTGTTATCTT GTTGTTGATGAAACAGATCGTTTACTCAGGGAGGCATACCAATCTTGGCTTCCTACAGTGCTCAAAATGACTAGTTCTCATGATGAAAGTATCTTGCCTCgtgctaataatttctttGCTTCTACATTTGGTCCTTTGAGAACCATAAGGAGATG CGTTGAAAGGGGTTTTAAGGGAAAATCTTACCCTCGACTTGCAAAGATGGTTTTATCTGCCACATTAACCCAAGATCCAAGCAAGCTTGTTCAACTTGATCTGCATCACCCTTTGTTCCTGACAACCGGGCAAAGTCGTTATCAGCTACCTGAAAAGTTGGAATCCTACAGAGTG ATTTGCGAGCCAAAGTTAAAACCTTTATACTTGGTTGCCCTTCTACAAAATTTAGTAGGGGAGAAGTGTATTGTTTTTGCATCATCCGTGGAGTCAACTCATCGGCTTTGcacattattaaaattttttggtGATTTGAAAGTGAAGATCAAAGAGTATTCAGGTCTTCAACATCAATCTGTAAGAAG CAAGACCCTGAAGGCATTCCGGGAAGGAAAGATACAAGTACTTGTTTCCTCAGATGCAATGACTCGTGGAATGGATGTTGAAGGGGTGAGAAATGTCATTAACTATGATAAGCCTGCATACATAAAGACGTACATACATCGGGCTGGTCGGACAGCAAGAGCAGGCCAGGTTGGGCGTTGTTTCACATTATTGCATAAAGAAGAG GTAAGGCATTTCAGGAAACTATTACAGAAGGCCGACAATGATTCCTTTCCGGTTTATTCTCTTCCTTCCAGTTACATTGAGCCTCTTTACCCTACTTATGAGTCAG CAttggagaaattgaaagagAAAGTTCAGTCAGAAACATCCAGGAAGCGCAGAACTGGTTTCAAATTTCTGGGCCAGGTGAAGGAGAGgcgaaaagaaaaacaatcaaACTCATGA
- the LOC8278052 gene encoding DEAD-box ATP-dependent RNA helicase 1 isoform X1, with protein MEESKLEKKNVPVLPWMRCPVDIKQFEECSLDLVPCLDPRLKVALENMGFTSLFAVQVAVWQETIGPGNFERDLCINAPTGSGKTLAYALPIIQMLSTRSIKCLRALIVLPTRDLALQVKQVFAALAPAVGLSVGLAVGQSSIAGEISELIKRPKLEAGICYDRDDVILMQELQTSVDILVATPGRLMDHITNTKGFTLEHLCYLVVDETDRLLREAYQSWLPTVLKMTSSHDESILPRANNFFASTFGPLRTIRRCSVERGFKGKSYPRLAKMVLSATLTQDPSKLVQLDLHHPLFLTTGQSRYQLPEKLESYRVICEPKLKPLYLVALLQNLVGEKCIVFASSVESTHRLCTLLKFFGDLKVKIKEYSGLQHQSVRSKTLKAFREGKIQVLVSSDAMTRGMDVEGVRNVINYDKPAYIKTYIHRAGRTARAGQVGRCFTLLHKEEVRHFRKLLQKADNDSFPVYSLPSSYIEPLYPTYESALEKLKEKVQSETSRKRRTGFKFLGQVKERRKEKQSNS; from the exons ATGGAGGAATCAAAATTGGAGAAAAAGAATGTACCGGTTTTGCCATGGATGAGATGTCCAGTTGACATTAAACAATTTGAAGAATGCTCTCTTGATCTTGTTCCTTGCCTTGACCCTAG GTTAAAGGTGGCTTTAGAGAATATGGGTTTCACATCATTATTTGCAGTTCAAGTTGCTGTTTGGCAAGAAACAATAGGACCTGGTAATTTTGAAAGAGACCTTTGTATAAATGCACCAACAGGAAGTGGTAAAACTCTAGCTTATGCTTTACCAATTATTCAAATGCTATCAACCCGCTCTATCAAGTGCCTACGCGCTTTGATTGTGTTGCCTACACGAGATTTAGCATTGCag GTTAAACAAGTATTTGCTGCACTTGCACCTGCAGTGGGATTATCTGTTGGTTTGGCTGTTGGTCAATCTTCAATTGCTGGTGAAATTTCTGAGCTTATTAAAAGACCTAAGCTTGAGGCTGGCATTTGTTATGATCGAGATGATGTTATTCTTATGCAAGAGTTACAGACTTCTGTGGATATTTTGGTGGCCACACCAGGACGCCTTATGGATCATATTACTAACACGAAAGGATTTACGCTTGAGCACCTTTGTTATCTT GTTGTTGATGAAACAGATCGTTTACTCAGGGAGGCATACCAATCTTGGCTTCCTACAGTGCTCAAAATGACTAGTTCTCATGATGAAAGTATCTTGCCTCgtgctaataatttctttGCTTCTACATTTGGTCCTTTGAGAACCATAAGGAGATG TAGCGTTGAAAGGGGTTTTAAGGGAAAATCTTACCCTCGACTTGCAAAGATGGTTTTATCTGCCACATTAACCCAAGATCCAAGCAAGCTTGTTCAACTTGATCTGCATCACCCTTTGTTCCTGACAACCGGGCAAAGTCGTTATCAGCTACCTGAAAAGTTGGAATCCTACAGAGTG ATTTGCGAGCCAAAGTTAAAACCTTTATACTTGGTTGCCCTTCTACAAAATTTAGTAGGGGAGAAGTGTATTGTTTTTGCATCATCCGTGGAGTCAACTCATCGGCTTTGcacattattaaaattttttggtGATTTGAAAGTGAAGATCAAAGAGTATTCAGGTCTTCAACATCAATCTGTAAGAAG CAAGACCCTGAAGGCATTCCGGGAAGGAAAGATACAAGTACTTGTTTCCTCAGATGCAATGACTCGTGGAATGGATGTTGAAGGGGTGAGAAATGTCATTAACTATGATAAGCCTGCATACATAAAGACGTACATACATCGGGCTGGTCGGACAGCAAGAGCAGGCCAGGTTGGGCGTTGTTTCACATTATTGCATAAAGAAGAG GTAAGGCATTTCAGGAAACTATTACAGAAGGCCGACAATGATTCCTTTCCGGTTTATTCTCTTCCTTCCAGTTACATTGAGCCTCTTTACCCTACTTATGAGTCAG CAttggagaaattgaaagagAAAGTTCAGTCAGAAACATCCAGGAAGCGCAGAACTGGTTTCAAATTTCTGGGCCAGGTGAAGGAGAGgcgaaaagaaaaacaatcaaACTCATGA